AGCTGTCGATCCAGCACATGGCGTAGTGCGCGCGCGTCTCGAATCCGTCAAGCTTCGTCCGCACCCATGTTGCGCCATTGTCCGGACTAAGAAGAAATACACCGCTGTCGCCACATACGGCGAGAGTAAATCGGGAAGGGAAACCGGTGTCGTACAGGTCGATGGCTGTTCCGATTCGAAGTGGAGTGAAGCTCACGGACTTGTCTTCGCTGAAATAGGCCAGGCCGTCTTCCCCTGCAAGGAGCACACGACCGGTGCTGTCAATTGCAAGACCGTACACACTGCTGTCGGCAGAGCATTCCTTCTCCTGGAGCAGCCGCTGCCAGCTCTGCCCATATACCTGCAACGATATACACGGCAGAATGACGAAGGCAAAGATGTATGGACGGATCATTGACGAAGATACACAGAACAGCGTACGCAGGACAGCCGAACGGTTGCGTGTTTTTGGGGTTGCGAGAGCGGGGTTGCGGGATGCACATTGCAGCATGCCACAGACACACTCGCCGCGACGATACACGCGCCTCCCTGTCCGATCGTTCGCGGTGATATTCTGCGTGATTGCTACGGCCGCTCATGTAGACGCGCAGGAATACGGGAACAGCCCGGTTTTCCGCGGATATCGCCCGAGGCAGCAAAAGTCGCGGCCGCAAAATCCGGATCCGGCACAACAATGGCGGGACCTGCAGCTCGTTCGTGAAGCAAATGCAGGCGATCAGTTTGCTCAACACGAACTCGGTTTGCGCTACCTGTTCGGTGACGGCTTTCAAGCCGATACGGCAAAAGCCGCCTATTGGATAGGAAAAGCGGCCTCTCAAAAACTGGCGCTTGCGAACTACAATTACGGTCTGTTGCTTGCGAATGGCTGGGGTATCACATGGGATCCATTTGCTGCGTACCGGCACATTCGGTTTGCCGCTGAGCGCGGACAGACCGAAGCCCAGCATGTTTTAGGTTTGACATACACCGAGAATCTCGTGGTTGCACGCGACTGGAAAACAGCGTTGAAATGGGTTCGTCTCGCCGCGGATTCGGGATTTGTTCCGTCACGCGCCCTACTGCCGGAGCTCGAATCCATCGCAACACGAAATGGTGTATCGGATTCGATTGCTCAAAGTGTTTCCGATTCTGACGAAGACAGTAATCCGGGTTCCAGCGGAACATGGTCGCCTGTATTGCTGGATTTTCGACGCGACACGGTTCCATCGCAGCCCGACGCTCGCGGCCTTGCCCGTGACGCCATCGCCACCGCAGGATTGAGCGGGCCCGATTCTACGGGTGTGTATGCGCTTGCAACAGGTGATTCGACTGACCAGACTCTCCTCCATCCATTATTTCCGGCTGCCGATGTTGGGAACCCCGAGGTTCTGACCTTTCTTGGGTACTGCATCCAGGAGGGCATGGGAATGACGAGGGATCCCGTGCACGCAGCAGAACTGTACATCAGAGCGATTTATATGGAGTCCCCTCGCGCGGCACAATTATTATGGACGCTGACACGGACCAAGGGTTTCCTCGGTGTGCTGCAGGCCCGGGTTTCGGAAGGTGAAACTCGTGCGATGTTTGTACAGTCCGAACTCGTCGCGCTTGAATTCGACGGACACATCACCGAGCGACAGGCCTATGATCTTCTTCTGAAGGCAGCAGAACGCGGGAGCAGCATAGCGGAGGTGCATCTCGGCATCTGCCACCAGACCGGACGGTGGGTGACTCAAAACAAGGAGAAAGCGCTGTTCTTGTGGCGACGTGCCGCAACCGCTGGAAATGCCGAAGCCGCAATCCGCGCGGCCGGGAGCACGCTGCTCGCGCCGGACGCCGTGGACATCGACGCAGCACAGCATCTCATAACGTTGCGCAGAGCGGACACGCACGGCTCAATACTCGCGCGCGTTGCAATAGCACGCATGCTCGAGGCGGGAGTTGTGTTGCCGCGCAACCCAGGAGCAGCAACCCGGCTCTACCGGGGCTGCGCGCAACGAGGCAGCCGCGCCGCACTCGAGGCCTTGCGACGCATGCACGACAGTATCAGACCATCGGATCCTTTATTCCGCATTCCGTCCGGCACGCGGTAACCGGCTCCGGGTGATCCACACCAATCCTGCGACAATAAAAACAAAACCCGCGGCTTCACGCCATCCGGCGGATTCGCCGAGGAACAGGACCGCGAGCACTGCCGCGACCACCGGCTGAAGAGTGGTGTACGTCGCAACGAGCGCCGACGACGAGTGCCTGATCGCCCAGGTATTCAGTGCATAGCTGACGACGGACGCAAAGACGACAATGTATCCGACACCGATCCATGCAGACGCCGGTATCACAGAAAGATCCAGTGCAAACAGTGACGGGAGACTCACCACAAAGACAGCACTGCCGCCAAAGACGTAGCTCCACGCAACAACAGTAAAGGGCGGGAGTCGTTTTAAAACCGGTGTCGCCAAAACCAGGAAGCCGGCATAACTCAGACAATTGAGGACGATCAGGAGATTTCCGACTGACGATGTGCCCTGCAGCGAAAGCTGTGATGGGTCGAGCATCACTAGAGCCCCTGCCACGGCGAGAGCCACTCCCGGCAGGCGATGTTTTTGCAAGCGCTCGACGCGGAGCAGCGCCGCGACAAGCACGGTGAATACGGGTATGGATGTGATAAGAATCGTGGCGTTGATCGCAGTGGTGTATTTCAGACCCACGATGAACATCAATTGATTTGCACAGACGCCCAGCAATCCGAGCAGTGCGAGCATCGGCATCTCCCGCCGCGGCGGCACCACTTTGTGCCGATGCCAGGCGATCGCATAAATGATGGGTGTGGCAAAGAGCACACGGAGTCCGGCAACGGCAAGCGGCGGAACCGTCCCGAGTACATATTTCCCAAACACACTGAAGCCGCCGAATGTCAACTGTACAACGAGCAATGCAAGATGCACACGCAGGGCGGGGCGTACCGAGTCTGTTTCCATCAGGTTAATCTACCCGAGACCAGTGTTGTGTGCAATGCATGGGACGAGATCCGCATAATAATCCAGCGGATTTCCGATTGCGCTGCTGTGACGAATGACGTATACTTCGCGCTGCCACGCATGCCATCTTCGAAGGGCTAATATGTCACCAGTAGCTGCCGGCATCATCCCCCCCATTCGCACGGTCCTCGCAAGTGTTTCCCTGAGTGAGCGCGGTATCGCCGTTGCGGCCGAAACCCATCGCATCGCGCGCGCACACGGAGCGAACGCCATTTTCCTGCATGCCGGGGAGGATACGCCCGGTGTGCGTGACGCGCTGGACGGGATTATTCGGGCAGCATGTGGCGACATAGGCGTGGCATCAGTCTCCATCCGTCCCGGAAAAGTAGATGATGTCGTCTGCAGTTGTGCCGAGGAATACAATGCGGACTTGATTGTCGCGGGCGCATTGCAACGCGAGGGCATGCTCGGATATTATATAGGCAGTGTCGCCAGAAAAATCGCCAGGAAAGCGCAACGCTCCGTTGTTCTTATTACCGCACCCTCCGCGGAATCACGCCCTCTTCGCGCCCCTGCCGTCCGGCTCGACATAGACGCTGCATCAAAGGAGGCACTTGCGTTTGCGGCCGCATTTGTGCTCCCCTTCGGAGCCGAGAACCTTCACGTGTTGTATGAATACGAACTCCCGGCATTACGCGCGGGATTGGAAGATGCTTCCGATATCCGGGAGGAGGAGCAGGTCCAGGCCCAGTTCGAGGCGGAGGAGGAAGCACGGTTACACGCGTTCATAGACGACATAGATTTTTCCGGACTCACAGTGCACGCACACTGCCTGCTCGGTCGCAGGGGAGTGCAGGCGTCCGAGTATTGTGTTGCCAAGGGATTCGATCTGCTGATCACAGCCGCGCCGCGACGCCGACTCGGGCTTCTCGACAAGATTTTCCAGCACGATGTGGAATACGCGCTTGAATCACTGCCCTGCGATTTCCTGATGTTTCGTCCGCAGGCGACGGCCGACAGCACGGAGGTTTGAGATGGGGGGGCGTCTCGCCACGGGAGAAATCGTGATCTTTCTGCTTGCACTCGCCATCCTTCTGGCTACTGCGCGTGCACTCGGCGAGCTCATGAAACGATTCAATCAACCTTCGGTGCTCGGCGAAATTCTTGCGGGGATCCTGTTGGGACCTACAGTACTCGGAACTCTGTCGCCCTACCTTCACGCGACGATTTTTCCCGCGCAGGGTTCAAACGCCCTTGCGCTCAACGGATTAACAACCGTAGCGATTGTCCTGTTTCTCCTCGTCGCAGGGATGGAAGTGGATCTTTCCATCGTCTGGCGGCAGGGCAAGAAAGCACTGCTTGTGAGTCTTTTCGGCATCACAATACCGGCGATTCTCGGATTCTCGGTCGCCTACTTTCTGCTCCGAAACACATCATGGATAGGCGGCGGCGATCTGCTCATTTTTGCCCTCTTCTTCGCTGTAGCGATGTCGATTTCGGCACTTCCCGTCATTGCAAAAACACTCATGGATCTTAATCTGTACCGGAGTGATTTGGGAATGATCGTGATTTCGGCAGCAATTGTTGACGATCTGATCGGCTGGATGTTCTTTGCCGTATTGCTCGGCATGATCGGATCGGGTGCAACAGGCGACATGGTCGTGAGCAGCACCATTCTTCTTACCATCGGGTTTGCGGTCGGTATGCTCACCGTAGGACGTTGGATCATCCACCGAGTCCTCCCGTGGATTCAGGCGCATACGAGCTGGCCCGGCGGCGTGCTTGCGTTCGCATTGGCGGCCGCTCTCGCAAGCGCCGCGTACACGGAGTGGATCGGCATTCATGCAATTTTCGGCTCCTTTATCTTCGGTGTCGCTCTCGGAGATTCATCACATCTCCGCGAACAAACACGCGCCATTATGGACCGCTTCATCTCGTTCATTTTTGCACCGCTGTTTTTTGCCAGTATCGGACTGCAGTTGAATTTTATCACCAACTTTGATCCCGTTCTCTGCCTCATCGTGTTGGCAATTGCGATTACAGGTAAAATAACCGGCAGCAGTCTTGGCGCACGCGTGGGTGGTTCGTCGTGGCGCGAAGCATTCGCTGTGGGCAGTGGGATGATTTCCGTTGGATCCATGGGCATCATTCTGGGCTTGCTTGCCTTTCAAAGCGGAGTCATCGATGCGCGCATGTTCGTGGCTATCGTTGTGATGGCCATCGTGACATCCATGATGAGCGGTCCTCTCATGGAACGTATCCTGCAACGCACGAAGCGAAAGCGATTCACCGATTTTCTCAGCGCGCGCTGTTTCGTGCCCGGGCTCCGCGCAACCGATCGACGTGCCGCCATCGAGGAACTTGCGCGCACAGTGCCGGCTGTGGCCAACACTCAATCGATCGCAACGGCGGTATGGGAGCGCGAAGAGATGCTCGCAACCGGCCTGGGCAACGAGCTTGCGGTCCCTCACGCGCGCATCGCGGGTCTCACCTCCCCTGTGCTCGCCTTCGGCCTCTCCGCCGATGGCATCGATTTCGATGCCCCTGATGGAAAGGTGGCGCGCATCATAGTCCTTATCCTCACACCTGAGGCCGACGATGTGGCGCAATTGGAAATTCTGGCGGACATCGCCCGGACCTTCAGCGACGAGACGCTCCGTGAAAAGGTGAAGGCAGTGCGAAATTACATCGAATTCCTTGCGCTTCTGCGGAGCGAGCGACGCGACTGATAGTCCCCGTCTGTCTGACGGCTGCGACGTGCCACACAATGCGTGTGATGCGATCGATCTGCGGCCCGGATCAGAACACGAACATCGGATGTTCTTGTCTGTTACTTCGATCCTTTCGGCATGGAGACGGAAGCACGGGGAGACGCGGTCAGGAGCGCAGACCATTGCGCCTCTGCAGGATGGCGAGTTCGGTGCGCGAATCACGACGCTTGTGAACACGCCACTGCGAGAAGATGACGGCGCGTTCACTCTCTTTTCGCGAAGATGATATCGAGAATGATCGCCACTCATGATCCCACAGGAAACGCCGGTCGTTGGGATGACGCCGGTTGATCCACCGTGCCACTGCCGATTTGATTTTTTTCACATACGCCCCACTAGCCACAGATGGTCGCAGTTGCGCCAACAGATGGAGATGATCGGCCTCCATCGAGACAGCATGCAGAGTGTGTTTCTCGCGGCGATGCCACTGCGCAATAAACGCGTTCACCCTTCTACGCATTCTGGCGTCCAACCGGAAACCATTGTCGCTTGAGAAAAGCATCGTATGCACGAGAATGTGACTCTGTACTCGCGGCATAGTCACCCCGTCACCGCACGGACAACCGCATCGGCGAGCAGTTCGCCGGAAAAGACCAACGGTTCTGGATCCCTTTGACGCAGTACTCGAGGCCGGGGTGCCTCATCCCCGCGCCACGTCCGTACTTCATCATAGAACTCAAAGAGGTGACGGTCCTCGAAAGGGATCTCCATGTGCCGCAGCAGCCGGGTGTATTCCTCGCGGAAGGAATGCTCCCTGTGGTACGATTCCTGCCGATTGAAATACTCTTCGAGCGCGGGGATATGCGTTTGTGAATATCCGAACACACCAAAGCCCCGTTGCCAGGAAAAATTGTCCGGCAGGAAACGTTTCCTGTTCATCCATAAGGTGGATGCAGACTTCACCTGCTGGAGAAATTTTGAAACGACCGTGTCCGCGTCGATTGTGAGCAGGAGGTGTACATGATCCGGAAGGCAGGCGCTAGCCAGGAGAGTCTGGCCCTTTGACGCGACTATGTCGGCAAGAGACGCGCGCAGCTCCGGCGCAGCCGCACGAGGTAATAGAGAACGTCGTCCCTCTGGTGCTAGCACGACCTGCAGTGTGATGGAACTGAATGAAGTGGTCATATGAATCTCCCCATCGATGAAAGTGACTCCCAGTCCTTACACGCGGCGAATGCCCGATTTGTTCCCATTCTTCGGGAAATATTTTTCTCGGGTGAAAAAGAAACGGGCGCGACGGGAGATTTCCGCCGCGCCCAACACGCTGCCGGTTTCCGAAATGTTTATTTGCCGCGCGCGGCAATCAGGTTCAATGCGCTGCCTGCCTTCCACCAATCGATTTGCTGTGCATTAAACGTGTGGTTCAGCACAATGGCATCGGTGCTTGCATCGCTGTGTGTAATGGTCATCGACACCGGCGTACCGGGAGCAAACATATCGAGATCGAGTGTGAAAGTGTCGTCTTCCGCGATCTTATCGTAATCGGCCGGATTCGCAAATGTCAGGGGCAGCATTCCCTGTTTCTTCAGATTTGTCTCATGGATCCGCGCAAAGGATTTGACGATGATCGCTTTTCCACCGAGATGGCGTGGTTCCATCGCCGCATGTTCGCGGCTTGATCCTTCGCCATAGTTTTCATCACCCACAACAACCCACCCGAGCCCGGCCGCCTTGTAGGCGCGTGCAACGTTAGGGACTTCATCGTGCGCGCCTGTAAGCCGGTTCTTCACTTTGTTGGCGGTAT
This is a stretch of genomic DNA from Ignavibacteriota bacterium. It encodes these proteins:
- a CDS encoding SEL1-like repeat protein, producing MPQTHSPRRYTRLPVRSFAVIFCVIATAAHVDAQEYGNSPVFRGYRPRQQKSRPQNPDPAQQWRDLQLVREANAGDQFAQHELGLRYLFGDGFQADTAKAAYWIGKAASQKLALANYNYGLLLANGWGITWDPFAAYRHIRFAAERGQTEAQHVLGLTYTENLVVARDWKTALKWVRLAADSGFVPSRALLPELESIATRNGVSDSIAQSVSDSDEDSNPGSSGTWSPVLLDFRRDTVPSQPDARGLARDAIATAGLSGPDSTGVYALATGDSTDQTLLHPLFPAADVGNPEVLTFLGYCIQEGMGMTRDPVHAAELYIRAIYMESPRAAQLLWTLTRTKGFLGVLQARVSEGETRAMFVQSELVALEFDGHITERQAYDLLLKAAERGSSIAEVHLGICHQTGRWVTQNKEKALFLWRRAATAGNAEAAIRAAGSTLLAPDAVDIDAAQHLITLRRADTHGSILARVAIARMLEAGVVLPRNPGAATRLYRGCAQRGSRAALEALRRMHDSIRPSDPLFRIPSGTR
- a CDS encoding EamA family transporter translates to METDSVRPALRVHLALLVVQLTFGGFSVFGKYVLGTVPPLAVAGLRVLFATPIIYAIAWHRHKVVPPRREMPMLALLGLLGVCANQLMFIVGLKYTTAINATILITSIPVFTVLVAALLRVERLQKHRLPGVALAVAGALVMLDPSQLSLQGTSSVGNLLIVLNCLSYAGFLVLATPVLKRLPPFTVVAWSYVFGGSAVFVVSLPSLFALDLSVIPASAWIGVGYIVVFASVVSYALNTWAIRHSSSALVATYTTLQPVVAAVLAVLFLGESAGWREAAGFVFIVAGLVWITRSRLPRAGRNAE
- a CDS encoding universal stress protein, which translates into the protein MSPVAAGIIPPIRTVLASVSLSERGIAVAAETHRIARAHGANAIFLHAGEDTPGVRDALDGIIRAACGDIGVASVSIRPGKVDDVVCSCAEEYNADLIVAGALQREGMLGYYIGSVARKIARKAQRSVVLITAPSAESRPLRAPAVRLDIDAASKEALAFAAAFVLPFGAENLHVLYEYELPALRAGLEDASDIREEEQVQAQFEAEEEARLHAFIDDIDFSGLTVHAHCLLGRRGVQASEYCVAKGFDLLITAAPRRRLGLLDKIFQHDVEYALESLPCDFLMFRPQATADSTEV
- a CDS encoding cation:proton antiporter, giving the protein MGGRLATGEIVIFLLALAILLATARALGELMKRFNQPSVLGEILAGILLGPTVLGTLSPYLHATIFPAQGSNALALNGLTTVAIVLFLLVAGMEVDLSIVWRQGKKALLVSLFGITIPAILGFSVAYFLLRNTSWIGGGDLLIFALFFAVAMSISALPVIAKTLMDLNLYRSDLGMIVISAAIVDDLIGWMFFAVLLGMIGSGATGDMVVSSTILLTIGFAVGMLTVGRWIIHRVLPWIQAHTSWPGGVLAFALAAALASAAYTEWIGIHAIFGSFIFGVALGDSSHLREQTRAIMDRFISFIFAPLFFASIGLQLNFITNFDPVLCLIVLAIAITGKITGSSLGARVGGSSWREAFAVGSGMISVGSMGIILGLLAFQSGVIDARMFVAIVVMAIVTSMMSGPLMERILQRTKRKRFTDFLSARCFVPGLRATDRRAAIEELARTVPAVANTQSIATAVWEREEMLATGLGNELAVPHARIAGLTSPVLAFGLSADGIDFDAPDGKVARIIVLILTPEADDVAQLEILADIARTFSDETLREKVKAVRNYIEFLALLRSERRD
- a CDS encoding transposase; this encodes MLFSSDNGFRLDARMRRRVNAFIAQWHRREKHTLHAVSMEADHLHLLAQLRPSVASGAYVKKIKSAVARWINRRHPNDRRFLWDHEWRSFSISSSRKESERAVIFSQWRVHKRRDSRTELAILQRRNGLRS
- a CDS encoding transposase — encoded protein: MTTSFSSITLQVVLAPEGRRSLLPRAAAPELRASLADIVASKGQTLLASACLPDHVHLLLTIDADTVVSKFLQQVKSASTLWMNRKRFLPDNFSWQRGFGVFGYSQTHIPALEEYFNRQESYHREHSFREEYTRLLRHMEIPFEDRHLFEFYDEVRTWRGDEAPRPRVLRQRDPEPLVFSGELLADAVVRAVTG